The Actinomycetota bacterium nucleotide sequence GCTGACCGCGGTCTGGTTCAGCCCCAGCGCCCGCGCCAGCGACCGGGTCGACCAATGGGTGGCATCGGCGGGGGTGGTCTCCAGGGTGGTGACGATGACCCGTTCGATGTGCTCGTCGCTGAGCTTGCGAGGGGCGCCCGGACGGGGTTCGTCCACCAGTCCCTCCAGCCGGCGGGCCAGGAACCGCGAGCGCCACTTGATGACCGTGGACCGGGCCACCCCCAGGTGCTGGGCGACCTCGGTGTTGCTGCGACCTTCGGCGCAGGCCAGCACGATCCGGCAGCGCTCGGCCAGCGCCTGGCTGGAGGTCCGCCGCCTGGCCCAGCGCTCCAGGGTGGTGCGCTCCTCGTCGGTCAGCGCCAGCTCGGGGAGCTTGGGGCCTCGGCGGCGCGGTCGGATGTCAGCTGTGGCGTCCATCCCTAGACACAAACAAACCGTCCACGCACCAACGACTCAGGACACTAGCCGGGCTCGGTCACCTCCAGGCGCCCCACCCGCAGGCGCCCGATCTCCAGCTCGCCGACCCGCAGCTCGCGGATCACCGCCCGCCGGATCACCAGCCGCCCCACGGCCACCACCCCGAGCGCGACCGCCCCACCCGCCAGCGCCACCACGGCGGCGAACCCGACACTGGACGCCCCCGTGGCGTTCGCGCCGGTCGCGCTTGCGCCGGTCGCCTCCGCCGGGACGCCGGTGGGCTGCCGGTCGACGGATTCCCTGTCCTCTTGCATGTGCCAGCTCCCGCAGCTTGGCCGTCCTTCCGGCGGGGCAGTCTATAGGCTTGGCGTGGGACGGCCCGCGACGGGCCGGTCGTCCACGAGGAGGAGACCCAGGGAGTGGACCAGCCGCCGGAGCAGCCGCCGAAGCCGCAGCCGCAGCCGTGGGGCGGGCAGCCGTGGACGCGGCCACAGCCGCCGCGGGAGCCGCCGCCGCCGCGGGGGTGGGGGGAGCCGCCGGTGCCGCGGCAGCCGTGGGGGTACCGGCCGCCGCCGCCGCGCAAGGCGCCGCGCCCGCCGGGGGCGCCGCCGCCGTGGTACCGGCACCCGGTGGGGATGGTGCTGATCGGGGCGGTCGTGGTGATCGTGGCCGCCCTGATCCTCCCCGCGTTCCTCGTCGGCGGGCCCGACCCGGCGCCGTCGGTCACCACCGGGGGGTTCGGGGCGCCCTCGACGACGGCCGCGCCGGCGGCGCCGACCACCGCGGCCCAGCCGCCGACGGCCTCCGAGCAGCTCCGCCAGGCCGTCCAGGCCGAGCTGGGCGAGGCCGGCGAGGTCACCTCGGTGACGGCCCCGACCGGCGGCGACCAGGTCGCCGTCACCTGGGACATCCGCCGCGCCGGGAGCCAGGGCCTGACCGAGAACAACGCCCGCTTCGGGGTCATGCGCATCATGCGGGCCATCCAGCAGAGCCAGGTCGCCACCGCCGGCGACCCGCCGCGGGTCCGGCTGACCGGGCGCTACCAGCTCCCCGGCGCGGCCGCCCCGGTCACGGTGGTGCGGCTCCGCTTCGAGCCCGGGACCGTGGAGCGGGGCGACTTCGAGGACCGCAACTACCTGGACGCGTTCGAGCTGGCCGACGGCGCCGTCATCCACCCGTCGTTCCGGGGGTAGGTCCCGGTGGGCACTGGGCCGGCCGGGTCGCTGCGGCGCACGCTGCGGCGGTCGGCGCGCCGGCT carries:
- a CDS encoding helix-turn-helix domain-containing protein, whose protein sequence is MDATADIRPRRRGPKLPELALTDEERTTLERWARRRTSSQALAERCRIVLACAEGRSNTEVAQHLGVARSTVIKWRSRFLARRLEGLVDEPRPGAPRKLSDEHIERVIVTTLETTPADATHWSTRSLARALGLNQTAVS